In the genome of Vicia villosa cultivar HV-30 ecotype Madison, WI linkage group LG7, Vvil1.0, whole genome shotgun sequence, one region contains:
- the LOC131619219 gene encoding uncharacterized protein LOC131619219 produces the protein MVTIWKEDMFEEILSFRGVGFLGVKLSCRGNCFYVVNVYSPCSLQDKRTLWESLLEKKAIFADAEWVLAGDFNSVRNKTERKGKMSGGKNSETKSFNNFLDSINLIDVPCKGKKYSWFSGDNKSFSRIDRFLISGDLINAWGVVGQFIGNIDILDHSPMWLVIDKEDWGPKPFKFNNGWFDNKFFLPYVESSWKDIKVYGRSDYVLKEKLRLLKIRLHDWNVAVYGKNDLEIKEGVKAINVDDEFVEWCVDDHRVEEVVRRRSSATCKLWNDMRIKDNLLFQNSRLKWDLDGDANTKFFHSVMKERRRLNHIGSISTDSGFLAKVGEVKDGFWSHFSSKFVEEYIGIPTLDGLVFKKLNGSQVSSLEASFLETEIRDAVWSCDGSKSPGPDDFNFLFLRKCWLFIKEDFIMFVNDFHRFATLSKSITSSFLSLIPKKENPLLLDYYRPIFLVGYLHKLISKLLAARLKKVLKDIVSDC, from the coding sequence ATGGTGACTATATGGAAAGAAGATATGTTTGAAGAAATTCTTAGTTTCAGAGGGGTTGGTTTCCTGGGAGTTAAATTGAGTTGCAGAGGGAATTGTTTTTATGTGGTTAATGTGTATTCTCCTTGCTCTCTTCAAGATAAAAGAACTTTATGGGAGTCTCTGTTGGAGAAGAAGGCGATATTTGCGGATGCTGAATGGGTCTTGGCTGGGGATTTCAACTCGGTTAGAAACAAAACCGAAAGGAAAGGAAAAATGTCGGGAGGTAAGAATTCTGAGACGAAGAGTTTTAACAATTTTCTGGATAGTATTAACTTGATTGATGTTCCTTGTAAAGGCAAGAAATACAGTTGGTTTAGTGGTGACAATAAATCTTTTAGCCGGATTGATCGGTTTCTTATTTCGGGGGACTTGATTAATGCTTGGGGAGTAGTCGGGCAATTTATAGGCAACATAGATATTTTAGATCACAGTCCGATGTGGTTAGTGATTGACAAAGAAGATTGGGGCCCAAAACCATTTAAGTTCAATAACGGTTGGTTTGATAACAAATTTTTTCTTCCTTATGTAGAATCTTCTTGGAAGGATATTAAAGTTTATGGCAGGAGTGATTATGTGCTGAAGGAGAAGCTTAGATTATTGAAGATTCGGTTACATGATTGGAATGTGGCGGTATATGGCAAGAATGATTTAGAAATTAAAGAGGGAGTCAAAGCTATTAATGTGGATGATGAATTTGTAGAATGGTGTGTCGATGATCATCGTGTTGAGGAGGTTGTTCGAAGGCGAAGCTCCGCAACTTGTAAGCTCTGGAATGATATGAGGATTAAGGACAACTTGTTATTTCAAAATTCTAGGCTAAAGTGGGATTTGGATGGTGATGCAAACACTAAGTTTTTTCACAGTGTgatgaaagagaggaggagattGAATCACATTGGTTCAATTTCTACCGACAGCGGATTTTTGGCGAAAGTTGGGGAGGTGAAGGATGGATTTTGGTCTCACTTTTCAAGCAAGTTTGTGGAAGAATACATTGGCATACCTACTTTGGATGGCTTAGTTTTTAAAAAGTTAAATGGTTCTCAAGTTTCTTCCCTGGAGGCTTCTTTTTTAGAAACAGAGATTAGGGATGCTGTTTGGAGCTGCGATGGCTCCAAGAGCCCCGGACCCGACGACTTTAACTTCCTCTTTTTAAGAAAATGCTGGCTTTTCATCAAGGAAGACTTCATTATGTTTGTCAATGATTTTCACAGGTTTGCAACTTTATCTAAGTCTATTACATCCTCTTTCTTATCGCTTATTCCGAAGAAAGAGAATCCGTTGTTGTTAGACTATTACCGCCCAATATTCTTGGTGGGCTATCTTCATAAACTTATTTCTAAGTTATTGGCTGCAAGGCTAAAAAAGGTTCTTAAAGATATTGTGTCGGATTGTTAG